A single genomic interval of Panthera uncia isolate 11264 chromosome A1 unlocalized genomic scaffold, Puncia_PCG_1.0 HiC_scaffold_17, whole genome shotgun sequence harbors:
- the SPINK14 gene encoding serine protease inhibitor Kazal-type 14, producing MTKCHPVFCSLLFFILIHGALPSEPRHWWPPHGAVKVKCPYKKVNLSWFTGTVNPCPGLYQPICGTNFVTYENPCILCVESMKSHGKIRFQNDGKC from the exons ATGACCAAATGTCATCCAGTATTCTGCTCGCTTTTGTTCTTCATCCTGATACATGGGGCATTACCCTCTG AACCTCGACACTGGTGGCCACCACATGGAGCTGTTAAG GTGAAATGTCCATATAAGAAAGTAAACTTGAGTTGGTTCACTGGAACAGTGAACCCCTGCCCTGGTTTATATCAACCCATCTGTGGCACTAATTTTGTAACCTATGAAAACCCCTGTATCTTGTGTGTTGAGAGCAT GAAATCTCATGGGAAGATTAGGTTTCAAAATGATGGAAAATGCTAG